The DNA sequence TGAAGAGGCGAAGAAGTTCTCTTACTTGACAGGATTGAAGGTTGTGGTTGTATATGGAGGAGCACCCATAATTCCTcaggttttttttattttttgctttgcCTTACTGTTTATTGTTTTTTCCGTTTCCCCCTTTTTTGGTGTAATTTGCGTCTTCTTCAGTTGTTGCTATAGTCGAGATCATAGAAAATGATATGGTGGAGAAAATGTTTGTACCCTAATGCATAGCTAAAAACCTGTTGCAACGCTGTATTTTGATGGTCAAGATCTCCATCAGTTGTGTTAGAAGGATTATAAAAGGCTGTGTACGTCTGGTGGCAGGCATGAGTCGCTGAATGCATCCTCCTacatgcctttggctgagttatTGCTCTTTATGAGCCCCTTGTCTCATTTCGTATAACACTATTGATTTCATCATGAGTTGAACAATCTTTTCTTTCACTACAACTATTTCATACATTTTTTAAATATTTGTAATCATAAAAAAGGTGTAGTTGATAGTTTCTAATTATGTTGAGAAAATAAATCAACTAATGTTGGAATTGAGATGGAGGTTTGACCCTTATCATTCATTCTTTTTGAGATGGATGGAGTAATATTTTCTCTTGTTCCTCTTATCTTCATCTTACTGCTAGCAGAGTGTATCTTATTTAATTTCTATGCAAATTAATTTGATTATGTCACCCTGTATTTTCTAGACGCCTTCATGTTTAATCACCATCCTTAAAAAATAATAGGATATTTTGTTGCATCTTTGGCTTTTAGTATGGACCAGTTTTACAATGATATGCTCAATGAATCTCAGGCCTTAATTCTTTCACCATTTCCTGCAAACTTTGCTTCAACTGTCTATGCTTTATTTCCTGGATGCATTCTTTCTTGCTTTGTATCCTTCATTACTTAACAAAAGAAGGTTTAGCATATTTCATTCTTTATCATTTAGGCTAAAGCATGCATGATCAGTTTAAAGTCCTATGTTCTTTGCATCTCAGTCCTTGATTCTAATAACTTTGCTTCTGCAGTTAGGCAATCTGGAAAAGGGTGTTGACATTTTAGTTGCCACACCTGGGCGCTTGGTGGACATGATAGAGAAATCAAGAGTTTCCTTACAAGCAGTGAAATATTTGGCCTTAGATGAAGCTGATCGGATGCTTGACATGGGCTTTGAGCCCCAAGTTCGTAAGATTGTTCAGAAAATGAAGATGCCCCCACCTGGTAGAAGGCAGACAATGCTTTTTAGTGCAACATTTCCAACTGAGATACAGGCTAGCTCATTGCCTAATTAAACTGGTGTTACATATTTACTGAGTGGTGCCTGCATGTGTTGTTTTTTCCCCAGACAAATCTATTTAGTTTCTTTTAGATATTTGTTACATCACTGTCATAAATGAGCCAATCATCAAATATTATGATATGATGGTTTTGTTGGCAAAGTTATGCGATGATCTTGAATGGTTTGAGTTTGTTACTCTTCTTTACAAGCTAAAGCGCTTGGCTCAGGTAATAACTAATATATGACTGTTGCACCTTTCAATTTACTGATACAGAGGCTTGCATCGGATTTTCTTTCAAACTACATCTTCTTGGCGGCTGGAAAAGTTGGGTCCAGCACTGATCTAATAGTTCAAAAAGTTGAGTTTGTTCCTGATACGGACAAGAAGGATCATTTACTGAATCTTCTTCATGCTCAACATTCAAATCAAATGGATGCAAAGGTGAGAAGTCTTTAGGGTATTGATTGTATTAAGATTAAGTTGCTTCTGAACATGAACATAAGCAAAATGATCAAATCTCTATATCATTGTTGCAGCTGGCTTTGACTCTAATATTTGTGGAGACCAAAAGAGGAGCAGATACATTAGAACGTTGGTTGGTCAGGAGTGGTATCCCGTCTATTGCCATTCATGGTGATAAAATGCAGTTTGTTAGTCTCTCTTCCTTCTCTCCGCTTTCAACAAATGCTTGCTCATGCACTTCAATAGTTTGAGTCTGCTCAAGCCCGTGCTCATTCTGCCTACTGCAtgcattttaaaaatttaagtCTTGTTATGCCCCTACTCATTTTATCTATTGCTGATTTACTCCAACTTTTTAGTAACTCTGTTTGCTAATTGACTACTACTTATGGTGTCAATGTTGATAAACCTGGATGGTTCATACTTTTGCTGCATTATGTTGTCATAATTTAAGATTCTATTCTCAGATGTAGGAAGATGTATTTGTATGCGTGTTCATCTGTGATATCTAAACATGTTACACTGCAGTATGATGATTCGGGTTCATGTAAAGTTGGTTAAGCTgatctaaatatataatttcatgtTTTCTTTTTTCACTTTAAGAAAAAAATGGGGATTGTGAATAAAAGATATGCTAATAGGCAAATTTCTACTTAATTATACAATCTTGGTTTTGTTACTTGGTAACTCTTGCGTTAAACTGATTACGTCTGTTAATGGTATGCAAAAATTTAATGCTCTTCTCACATGATATTGAAGGAGAGAGAACGAGCGCTAAAATCATTTAAAAGTGGACAAACTCCTGTTTTAGTTGCAACTGATGTAGCTGCTCGCGGTCTGGATGTTCCAAATGTTGCTCATGTCATAAATTTTGACTTGCCAAGGAACATAGATGACTATGTACACAGAATTGGACGAACAGGTCGTGCTGGTAAATCTGGATTGGCAACTGCATTTTTCAATGACAAGAATGTACCTTTGGCAAAGGATCTTGTTGAATTGATGCAGGGGGCAAATCAAGAAATTCCTAATTGGCTGAGTGAATATGCTGAAACATGTTACAGCAGTGATGGTGCTAGAACGAGTCGCTATGTTGGAAGTAAGTTCGGGGGCTATGATTACAGGAGTGTTTCCTTCCATAGTGGTAGTGGAAACTACTCTAGCCAGTTTGCTGATACAGAAGATGCTACTCATTATGCTGTGTCCGCTAGCGCTTTCACCTACGGTGCTCCTTTTGCAGCGGGTTGTTATGGTCCTTCTGAAATGGACTCCTTTCCTGCTGCTTCATACCGTTACAGTTTTGATTATGCACCTGTTACTGCTAGTGGCTGGGATTGAAAATTCAGGTTGTATAGCCCCGCAAAAATTGTGACAGTTGTGGTAGTAAGCTTTTGCTAGTTGACTACTAATTAAAACTTTTGCTAGTTGACTACTAATTGAAGGACAGTGTAGATGTTCATGTTGACTTCAGATTCATAGAGGCAGAATGGAGATACATATACTGTATCGAATTGATTTGTCTGACTTATATTTTTGGGATCATCTAATGCTTTTGGCTACATAGATATATTTAGGTCATTTGCTGGATGAATTTAATGTGGAAATGTTATGTATTTCAAACGATATTCCTGTTATGGCCATAATTTCTTAGCTGCTTGTAAAGCTGTGATGCAATGATTATGGTGATTGgtgggtgtatatatatatatatatagtagctCCTGATATGTGCTAGTACTTTTAatggaaaattgaaagaaagtccAAGAAGTCCTTCAAATTTATTTGCAGTAAAATTAAACAAAAAGAGTGACTTTTTTCTCAAGGAACCTCTTCATTTTGCAGAAATTTTGCTTAAAAAGTTGCAAGATTATTATGCTCTAATCCAGGCATGTTTTTCTGGTAGCAAGAAGTTGTTGCAGGGACCTTAGCAATGAGTGGACAATATCTCCAAACAAGCATAAGTTGGTCATTTTTTAAAACTGAGAAACAATAGTTCAATGGCAAATTGTAGAACATGAGAATTGATCTGCTTTGATTTATCATGAATACCTGAGATATTGCAGATTTCCACCTCCATAGAGATACCAAAAATGTCTAGGAAACATTCAAGAATTAAATTATGAATCAAAATGTTCTCCCACTTGCATATAAGAGGCAGATGGGGCGAAAAAAAATCCAGTCCCAACCTTTTGATCAACCTAAAAATGGACATTTAGCATGACGGGCAAGGTGCCACAACTTGCTAGACCATCACAACAACTCGTACAAGCCACGTCAAGTTTCAAATGTGGCTTCTATTTTTAATGCTTAATGCCTGAGTTTAGTGTTTATCTTCATGAAAAATTCAGACTTTTATTATTTACACTTAGACGAGGATGTTCAGGTGCTCAAGGTACGAGGGGAACTATCTTTTGCCCTATTTTGGAAGGGGAGTGTGTCATGGGTACATTTGGAAATAAACCATCACATAATCCCGCTTTTGCACCCTTCTACCATTTGTAATAGTACCTAAG is a window from the Nicotiana tomentosiformis chromosome 10, ASM39032v3, whole genome shotgun sequence genome containing:
- the LOC104095073 gene encoding DEAD-box ATP-dependent RNA helicase 52B-like, producing MSMPWNGSYTESTRSSRSTRPTYLPPHLRNPSLPPSNVEQLNINAYDDVPVEVTGADIPEPLSSFSEIGDLYDNIRRCNYVKPTPIQRYAIPVGMAGRDMMACAQTGSGKTAAFCLPIISGILKDKRTTSTSTRGRGGCAFPLALILSPTRELSCQIHEEAKKFSYLTGLKVVVVYGGAPIIPQLGNLEKGVDILVATPGRLVDMIEKSRVSLQAVKYLALDEADRMLDMGFEPQVRKIVQKMKMPPPGRRQTMLFSATFPTEIQRLASDFLSNYIFLAAGKVGSSTDLIVQKVEFVPDTDKKDHLLNLLHAQHSNQMDAKLALTLIFVETKRGADTLERWLVRSGIPSIAIHGDKMQFERERALKSFKSGQTPVLVATDVAARGLDVPNVAHVINFDLPRNIDDYVHRIGRTGRAGKSGLATAFFNDKNVPLAKDLVELMQGANQEIPNWLSEYAETCYSSDGARTSRYVGSKFGGYDYRSVSFHSGSGNYSSQFADTEDATHYAVSASAFTYGAPFAAGCYGPSEMDSFPAASYRYSFDYAPVTASGWD